The Meiothermus ruber DSM 1279 genome includes the window GGCCTGGCAGTAGAAAGAATGCTCAAACTTGACTATTTGTATGCCGATTTCCTCGGGCTCGAAGGCCGAGAAAATTTCCTGGGCTTCATACGGGCCGTAGTACTGGCCGACGCCCGCATGGTCGCGGCCCACAATGAAATGGGTACAGCCGTAGTTTTTCCGGCTGATGGCGTGTAAAACGGCTTCACGGGGCCCCGCGTAACGCATGGCGGCAGGATAGACCCCCAGCAGAACCCGCTCTTTGGGGTAGTAATGTTCCAGGAGCACCTTATAAGCCTGCATGCGCACAGAAGCCGGGATGTCGTCGGACTTGGTGGCGCCGACCAGGGGGTTGAGGAACAGCCCGTCGAGCTGCTCCAGGGCTACTTTGTGCAGGTATTCGTGGGCCCGGTGGATGGGGTTGCGGGTTTGAAAAGCGACCACCGTTTTCCAGCCCCGTTGCGCAAAAATTTGCCGGGTCTCCCGGGGGGTGTGGTGGTGCTCGGGAAACGGCCCCCGATCCAGGTGTAACAAATACACGCCCCCGGCCAGGTACACCTCGCCTCGAGCCAGCAGGGCGGCCACCCCGGGGTGGGCGGGGTCGGCGGTGCGGTAGATCGCCAGGGCCTCCTGTCTTTTGTCGGGTTGATACCGCTCTTCTACCTCGAGCAAGCCTACCGTTCTCCCATGCCAGACCAGGCGCACACGCTGGCGGTACAGGGCGGCTTGCGAGCGCGAGACTGCCAGGGTGATGGGAATGCTCCAGGGCAGGCCGTTGGACAGCCGCATTTCCTCCAGCACGCGTTGGTAATCGGCCTCCCCCATGAACCCTTGCAGGGGCGAGTAGACCCCGGTGGCGATCAGCTCGAGGTCAGCGTAGCCCTGTGCGTCCAGCTCGAGGGCTGGGAGGTGCTCGTATTCTCGAGGGTCGGCCTGCAGTATGCGCTCAACCAGCGTTCCGCCGTGTGGTGATGGTAAGTTTACAACATTTGTAAGTTTTTCAGCCATAAAAAAACTCCTACAAGGCTTGTTCACCCTGCCACAGGCCGCACTCGGTTTTGCCCCGGCCTGACCAGCGACCAGCCCGGGCCTCCTCACCGGGGCGCACGGCGCGGGTGCAGGGCCAGCAGCCGATGCTGAGAAACCCCGACCAGTACAGAGGGTTAACGAAAAGTTGGTGCTTTTGAGCAAAGGCCTCGAGCTGGGCGCGATGCCAGTAGGCCAGCGGATTGATGCGCAACCGCTGGCCGGGCTCGAGAAAATCCAGCCCTTGGCGGGTGGAGGCCTGATCCCGGCTGCGGGCGTTTAGCAGCGCCGAAGGATTCTTTTGTGAGAGATAGGCGCGTAGGGGGGCTACTTTGCGCGCGTTGCAGCAGCCGTCGGGGTCGCTGCGGAAGCGCTCCTGTCCCCAGGGGTCGGGCGGGAGCCCAGCGCTGAGGGTTACAAAGCGCATCTGCGTATAACGGGCCGACAGACGGTCGCGGGTCTCGAGGGTCTCCGGGAAATGATAGCCGGTGTCTACAAACACCACCTCACCGGTATAGCCGGCCTGTGCGGCCAGCTCGAGCAGCACCACCCCATTGAGGTTGAAGGCGCTGGTGATGATAAGGTCGGGGTAATGCTCCAGGGCCCACTGGATGACCTCGAGGGGCGGGGTTTGGGGGTTCCAGTGTTCAGGGATCACCGTTTGGGTACCTCCTCAACGCCAAAAGGGGCCAGGGCCGCCAGCAGGCGGCTGAGGCACTCCTGCAGGCTCATCTGATCGGTGCGCAGGTGCAGGTCGGGGTTCAAAGGGGGCTCGTACGGGTCTGAAATTCCGGTAAAGTGCGGTATTTCACCGCGCAGGGCCCGGGCGTACAGGCCCTTCACGTCCCTTTGAATCAGCACCTTCAGGGGGGCGTCCACGTAGACCTCGAGCTTTCTGGGGGCTTCGGCCAGCACGGCTTCACGGGTGGAACGGTAGGGGCTGATGGCGCTTACCAGCACCAGAACCCCATGTTTAGCCAGCAGGTTGGCCACATAGCCGATGCGGCGGATGTTGGTGTCGCGGTCTTCCCGGCTAAAACCCAGGCCTTTCGATAAGTGCTCCCGCACCGCATCGCCATCGAGATGCTCCACCGGGTATCCGGCTTCGTACAGGAGCACCTCGAGGGCCCGGGCCAGGGTGGTTTTACCGGCGCCGGAAAGACCGGTGAACCAGATTACAACCCCTGGCGAAAGGGATGGTTGGCGGCGCTGCCCTTTGGATATCTTGCTGCTGGCTGGAGCGGAATAACCTGTGTGGATTGAGGAGATGGTGCTCGACTTTTCCAAGATATTCAAACCCCCTTATCTTTCCCGGCGCAGAGGCCGGGCCGGAATTGGCACCTTGCCTTTGGCAGGTTGCCGCAGCTTCATCGGGCCGTTCCCGTCGGGCAGTTGCCCTGTCCGCTGCTCTGGATAAGGCCTAGAGCCTTGATACCAGGCACGGCCGCCTGGTGAAGGGTAGGCTAGCATAAGTTACAACTTTTGTAAACTAACCGAGCGATGGTCTGCGCAAGCCTGGGCGCTTTTCTCACTCAGAACTGCGGTAGACTTCTAAGTATGAAAGTTCTGAGTGCGCTGGCCTTCGCGGTGGTGCTGGGGGTAGCCGCGGTGGCCTGGGTTCTGTATGCGCTGCAGCCTGGGTTGATGATCGGCACGCCCTGGGGCCTGGTTCACCTGAGCCTGTTGTGGGTGGGGGCTTTTGGGCTGGGTCTGGTGGTGATGGGCCTATACGTCTTGACCGGCTGGATAAGGGCCCAGGCCGTCTTGCGCCAGCGCAACCTGGAATTGCGCCAGGCCAGGGGTGAGCTCGAGGCCCTCAAAAAACAACACCCCGAAGAAACCCCGGTCATCCCGGATCGGACAGCTTGAGTAGAAGCAGCCAGCAAGCCCCCCCGATGGGAAGAGACAGAGGCCCATCCTGCCTGTAACCTGGGGGCGCCGGGTGGATCGGGTGTGGTGGAGATCTGGATGAAGTGGAGACTCCGTGAATGGCCCCATGTGGCCGAACTTCGACCATTAATTGAGCAACTGGGTATACCCCCGCTGGCGGCGGCGGTCTTCTGGAACCGGGGGTTTCGGCGAAAAGAAGACCTCGAGCCCCCCCTGGTATGCCTTCCCATCGATGGCCTCAAGCAGGCGGCTTTGCGCATCATTGAAGCTTTGGAAAAACGCGAGCGCATCCGGGTTCACGGCGATTACGACGCCGACGGCTTGACCGGCACGGCGCTGCTGCTGAACGGTTTGGAGAGGCTGGGCGCCGAGATCCATGCCTTTATCCCCCACCGCCTGGAGGAGGGCTACGGGGTGCTGATGGATCGGGTGCCGGAGCACCTCGAGGCCTGCGACCTGTTCATCACGGTAGACTGCGGTATCACCAACCATGCCGAGCTGCGCGCGCTGGTCGAGAATGGGGTCTCGGTGCTGGTCACCGATCACCATTCGCCGGGCGCTGCGCCGCCGCCGGGCCTGGTGGTGCACCCGGCCCTCTCGCCCGGGCTGCAAGGCCAGGCGCACCCCACCGGTTCGGGGGTGGCCTTCTTGCTGCTGTGGCAGGTGTACGAACTGCTGGGCCGGGATCCACCCTTAGAGTACGCCGACCTGGCCGCAATTGGTACGGTGGCCGACGTGGCCCCTTTGCAGGGCTTTAATCGGGCCCTGGTTCAGGAGGGGTTGCGCCGCCTGCGCGACTCCGCCAACCTGGGCCTCAAAGTACTGGCAGCGGAACACTGCCAGGAATTCAGCGCCAGCGAGATTGCCTTTCGCATCGCGCCCCGCATTAATGCGGCCTCGAGGCTGGGGCAGGCCGGGATCGCCCTGGAACTCCTCACCACTCAGGATGTTTTGCAAGCCGGTGTCCTGGCGGAGCGCCTAACCCAGCTCAATGTGCAGCGGCAGCGCATCGAAGAGGCCATGCTGGAACGCATCTGGCCCACCCTTGACCCCACCCATCCGGCGTTGGTCATCCACGATGCCGAAGGGCACCCTGGGGTGATGGGCATTGTGGCCAGCCGGGTGCTCGAGCGCTACTACAAGCCGGTGTTTATCATCGCCGAGGGCAAGGGGTCGGTGCGCTCCACACCCGGTATCAGCGCGGTGGGGGCTTTGCAGTCCGCCAGGGCCTACCTCGAGCGCTTTGGGGGCCACGCCCAAGCGGCGGGGTTTGCCATTCGAGAAAGCCAGATCCCGGCCTTTACCGAGGCCATCCACCGCTATGCAGCGCAGTTCCCGGTGCCAGAACCCGAGATTGTGCTGGACGGATGGCTGGATGGGGAAGACTTAGACGAGCTGCACCGAGCCTTACAATTGCTAGAACCCCTGGGTGAGGGCAACCCCGAACCGTTGTTTTATACCCAAGGCAGGCCGGAATATGTGCGCACCATGGGCGAGGGCAAGCACCTATCGTTCCGTTTGAACGGGGTTCGGGTTGTAAAGTGGCGCGACAACGGCGAGCGCCTGCCCGAGGCCCTCGAGCTGGCCGCGGGGCTGGCGCTGAACCGCTGGAACGGCGAACAGAGCATCGAGCTGAGGGCCCAGGCCTACCGGCCACTAACGGCCGCCCCGCCATCGGGGTGGGCTATTCCACTGCCATTGGCCGAGGCGGTGCGCCAGGCCATTGCCCAGGCCGCCAGGGTGTATGTGCACCCCGAGGGGGCCGGCTGGTTTATCGAGCGGGGGGCCTTAGTGGTGAAGCCCGAAGAGGCCGAGTACTGGTTCAGCCTGCCGACCCAGCCGGCCCACCCCCGGCGGGTTTACATCGCCCTTTCGGAGAAGGCCCTGCGGGCTCTGGAGGCCGCGCCCGATCCGCTGGTGCAGGCGCTGGGCCGCCGGGTGGCTACAGCCTACCGCCTGGGGCTGGCGGCGCAGTTGGCGGAGAGCCTCGAGCGTTACTGGCAGGCTTTATGAGGGCCGAACCAGCGCTGCCAGCTCACCTTGCAGGTTGTTGCGGGCGGGCTGCTCCAGCCCGGCAAACCCCGCGGTCTGATAGATGCGCTCACGCGAGAGAAACTGGCGAATCACCATAGCCCGCCGCTCTTTGAACAGGGCCTCTGGCAGCCAGGCGTACTCCAGCCGAATGGCTCGAGCATAGGCCCGATAGGTTCGGGCCTCGGCCCCCAGGATGGCAAGATCTGCATCCAAAAAAAGCGCGGTCTCGAGGTCGTCTGAGCGGTGGTGCTGTGTGGCAAGAATAAGGCCCACCACCCGCTGGATGAGCGCTGGGGCCACCCCCAGGCGCTGGAGGCTTTGTTCGGCCAGGCGGGCGCTTTGCGGCTCGTTATCGGTGCGGGTGGGGTCGTAGACCGCGTCGTGGAACCAGACCGCAAGCTCGAGGTGCGGCTGGGCTGGCAGGAGTGCTAGCAGGGCGTCGAGGTGGGCCAGGTTGTGGTAGTACCGCTGGGGCTCGGTATACCGGATGAGCAGGTCGTCCAGTACGGAAAAATGCTGGTCGGGATCAAGCCCAAGCGAGCTGCACAGGGCATTCCAGCGACCTATCAGCCGCTGGCGGCCCCCGTTCGATAGCTGAAATTCACGCCTCATGCTGTCTTCCGACGAGCCAACAAAATGCAGCATAGCACGAATGAACGGCCTGGAATCCTTTACCGCCAGGCCCGGTCAGAGGTGAAGGATTCAAGCCGATCGAAATGCCTATAAGCGGGAGGCCCGTCAGTCGGGGTGGGTGGATTTATTCCTGCGTGTGCTACCTGATACTCACACCTCCACCCCTGCCATCCTGAGCAGCAGATGACTCCGAATGAGGTTGTGCACCAGCAGAATCAGGCTCACCTGCGCCAGGAAACCCGCAAACGACCGGGCCTCTATACGGTGAAGCCGCACCATTCTATCCGCTTCCGCACTCTACCCATCCATTCCCCCCCGCAAACGATAGGGCGGCGTCTTCACCCCCGGCACCCCCGATTCCCTAGCAGGGCCAGGCTGTGGATGCGGTGACCCTGGGCCAGGGGGATGGGTTTTAGATCCGCCCACGAGCCTCAGGGCGAGATAGGTGAGGAGGGTCTGAGCGTTTTGTCCCTTCTGGGCGGGTACCCTGAGCTTGCAGGGCTTTGAGCTCGTCATCTACCCGCCACCGGGAGGGTTTCTGCGTCAAGATAAGGGGGTGCTCGCGGTGGGGTTCCATAGCACCCCCTCTTTTTTCACATCCCCCAGGGGTGAGTCAAGTAGCACACGAAGGTATTTTTAACCCAAGTTGCCACCTACAAAATACTAGCCAGCCGCCTGAAGTTGTGGGCAAAGATGAAGCCCCACACCTTGAGCACAAAGCCCTGGAGGGTCGTGGCATGTATGCGCTTGGGGAATAGTTCCGTCAGGGCAGCACCCACCGACTCGATAATCTTCCTGCCCACGGTGGCTATGAACTGACCGGGTGGGTGGTAGCGCTTGGAGTTCCCCTTGCGGATGGTGCGCAGCCGGATGCCCTCAGCCATGGCCAGGTCATCTTCGGCCTGATAGTCGGTGTACCCCCGATCCACGTACAGCTCGCTTCCCTGCGGCAAGTCCAGCGGCAGCCGATACAACCCCTCCACGTCCGCGGTAGCGCCAGGGGTGAGGAGAACTTCGCTGATCCACTGGTTATCCGTGCAGACCAGGTGGAGCTTGAGTCCGTGGAAGTAGCTGCGTTTGCTGGGAATGTAGCCCCGGTATACGCGGGCTGGGGCCAGGCAGCAACGGGGCGCGCGGATGTTTTCACAGACCGGCAGGGGTAAGGTGTCGAGGATGTAGTGCTCCACTGAGCTTAGCTGCTCCCATAAAGTCTTGCTCAGGGACAATAGCAGCGGTATCCAGTGGGCCAGGCTGTGCAGCCGTCGGCTGAAGCGGCTGGGGGAGGGGATGTAGCTGAAAAGACCCTGCTCTTTGGCATAGATCAGGGCGTGCTTGTGCTTTCCAGCGAAAGCCAGGGCGGCCAGAATCCAGAGGGTGAGGACGACGCTGGCGGGGGTCTTGCTCTGGGGGTCGTCCTTGTGTCCGAGGGTCTTGAGCAGATCGTCTATAATGCAGAAGGCCACTAGAACAGTCCAGTTCATAGTGGCCTTTATTTTCTGCGTAGTCAGGATAGGTGGCAACTTGAGTTATTTTTACTGCTTGAACCTTCTTTGCTTAGCCTCGGTCTCCACCGACTCGAGCCTGTGGTTGGCCTGGTAGTGCCCGGCCAGCTCGTCTATGTAGGTGTCCTGGCTGGGCTTGACCCCCGAGAGGTAGGCCGCGCGGCCCAGGGCATGGGCGGCTACCGGTGCGGTTAGAACAATAAAAGCCAGGGTCGAGAGCGCGCGGGCCGCCACCGAGAGTTCCTGATAAAACACTGCCACCGCCACCAGGATCAGGCCCACCCCCAGGGTGCCGGCTTTGGAGGTGGCGTGCATGCGGTTGTATAGATCGGGCATCCGCACCACCCCGATGGCCGCAATAAACAGAAAGAACACCCCGCCCAGCACCAGGATATACACCAGCCATTCAAGCATCTCAGTCCCCCTTGTGGCCCCGGTACTCGATGTAACGGGCCAGCCCCAGCGTGGCTAAAAAGGCAAACAGAGCCAGTGCGATGGCCACATCCAAAAAAGCGGTCTGGCCGCTTACCAGGGCGTACAGGGCGGCCAGCGCCACCGAGAGCGTGGTGATCAGATCGAGGCCCACCACCCGGTCGGGTAGGGTCGGCCCCTTCACCAGGCGGTACAGCGCGAAGGGCAGGGTCAGCATCAAAGCCAGCAGCATGACCTCCAGAAAACTCATCGGGTTACCTCCAGGACGGCTTTTTCCAGGCTTTCGTGGGTGGACTCGATCACCTTTTGCGGGTCGTCCACAAACATCCCGTGCACATAGAGCACCTTGCGGTCGGAGGAGACGTCCAGGCTCAGGGTGCCCGGCGTGAGGGTGATCAGGTTGGCCAGCAGGGTGATCTCGAGGTCGCTCTTGACCTCCAGCGGGTAGGCGATGATGCCGGGCTTGATGGGCAGCCGGGGCGAGAGCACCGCCTGGGCCACCCGCAGGCTCGAGAGCACGATCTCCCACAGCATCAGAAGTACAAAGCGGGGCAGCTTCCAGGCCAGGGTGAAGTAGCGCCTCGAGGGGGCATCGAAGAGTGGGCGGGCCAGCAGCAGAATCAGGAAGCTGATGGCAAAACCCACCAAAAAGTTCTCGAGGGTAAAGGCTTCGGTCACGGCCATCCAGAAGATGGTCAGCACCACGTTGTACACAAAAGCCCTCATCGGCTCACCCCCAGCACCGCCTGGATGTACCCGGATGGCTCGAGCAGCTCCCGCGCGGCGGTCTGCGAGAGGCTCAGAAGCGGCTCGGCCCAGAGCCCAATCCCCAGCGTCAGAACTGCCAGCAGGCCCACCGGCAGCACCAGGCCAGCCAGGCCCCCCGGGGCCGACCTGGCCCCCTCTGGGGCCTTCTTCCAGAACACCTCGGCGAAGACCAGCCCCATCGAGAGCAGGGTTAGCAGGCCCACCAGCAAAGCCACCACCACAATCCCGTACTGCCCGGCCTGCAACCCGGCTGCCACCAGTGTGTATTTGGCCCAGAAGCCCGAGAAGGGCGGCAGCCCGGCCAGCGAGAAGGCCGGCAACAGGAACAAGACCGCCAGCCAGGGATAGGGCCTGTACAGCCCGCCCATCCGCACCAGTACCGTGGTGCCCTGCAGGCGCTGCAAGAGGCCGGCCAGCAAAAAGAGCGCGGCAATCACAATCATGTGGTTGAGCGCGTAAAACACCGAGCCGGCCAGGGCCAGCGGGGTCAGGATGCCCAGGCCCATCAGCATATAGCCGATGTGACTCACCAGCTGGAACGACAACAGCCGCCTGAGCTCCCCCTGGGCCAGCACCATCAGCACCCCCAGGAGTAAGGTAAAACCGGCAACCCAGAGGATCAGGCTATGGGTAAACCCGGTGTCGTGGGTAAAGAGCAGGGTGAAGACCCGGATCAGGGCGTACACCCCCACCTTGGTCAGAAGCCCGGCAAAAAGGGCCGAGATCATGGCGGGAGGGGCCGGGTAGGAGGCTGGCAGCCAGAAGAAGAAAGGAAAAACAGCGGCCTTCAGCCCAAACGCCACCAGAAACAGCATGGACAAAGCCGAGAGCAGCCCCGGATGAACCCTGTCCACCCGGAGGGCCAGGTCGGCCATGTTCAGGGCCCCGGTTGCCCCGTACAGCAGGCCCACTGCCACCAGGAAGAAGATCGAGGACAGAAGCGAGACCGCGAAGTACTTGACCCCGCCGGCCAGTTGGGCCCGGTTGCCTCCCAGAACCATCAGCACAAACGAGGAAAGCAGCAG containing:
- the sat gene encoding sulfate adenylyltransferase, encoding MAEKLTNVVNLPSPHGGTLVERILQADPREYEHLPALELDAQGYADLELIATGVYSPLQGFMGEADYQRVLEEMRLSNGLPWSIPITLAVSRSQAALYRQRVRLVWHGRTVGLLEVEERYQPDKRQEALAIYRTADPAHPGVAALLARGEVYLAGGVYLLHLDRGPFPEHHHTPRETRQIFAQRGWKTVVAFQTRNPIHRAHEYLHKVALEQLDGLFLNPLVGATKSDDIPASVRMQAYKVLLEHYYPKERVLLGVYPAAMRYAGPREAVLHAISRKNYGCTHFIVGRDHAGVGQYYGPYEAQEIFSAFEPEEIGIQIVKFEHSFYCQACHAIVTPRTCPHDSKHHLVLSGTRVRELLRAGAPLPAEFTRPEVAAVLRSAYQAEALERR
- a CDS encoding phosphoadenylyl-sulfate reductase, whose product is MIPEHWNPQTPPLEVIQWALEHYPDLIITSAFNLNGVVLLELAAQAGYTGEVVFVDTGYHFPETLETRDRLSARYTQMRFVTLSAGLPPDPWGQERFRSDPDGCCNARKVAPLRAYLSQKNPSALLNARSRDQASTRQGLDFLEPGQRLRINPLAYWHRAQLEAFAQKHQLFVNPLYWSGFLSIGCWPCTRAVRPGEEARAGRWSGRGKTECGLWQGEQAL
- the cysC gene encoding adenylyl-sulfate kinase, producing MNILEKSSTISSIHTGYSAPASSKISKGQRRQPSLSPGVVIWFTGLSGAGKTTLARALEVLLYEAGYPVEHLDGDAVREHLSKGLGFSREDRDTNIRRIGYVANLLAKHGVLVLVSAISPYRSTREAVLAEAPRKLEVYVDAPLKVLIQRDVKGLYARALRGEIPHFTGISDPYEPPLNPDLHLRTDQMSLQECLSRLLAALAPFGVEEVPKR
- a CDS encoding LapA family protein; the encoded protein is MKVLSALAFAVVLGVAAVAWVLYALQPGLMIGTPWGLVHLSLLWVGAFGLGLVVMGLYVLTGWIRAQAVLRQRNLELRQARGELEALKKQHPEETPVIPDRTA
- a CDS encoding single-stranded-DNA-specific exonuclease RecJ, which produces MKWRLREWPHVAELRPLIEQLGIPPLAAAVFWNRGFRRKEDLEPPLVCLPIDGLKQAALRIIEALEKRERIRVHGDYDADGLTGTALLLNGLERLGAEIHAFIPHRLEEGYGVLMDRVPEHLEACDLFITVDCGITNHAELRALVENGVSVLVTDHHSPGAAPPPGLVVHPALSPGLQGQAHPTGSGVAFLLLWQVYELLGRDPPLEYADLAAIGTVADVAPLQGFNRALVQEGLRRLRDSANLGLKVLAAEHCQEFSASEIAFRIAPRINAASRLGQAGIALELLTTQDVLQAGVLAERLTQLNVQRQRIEEAMLERIWPTLDPTHPALVIHDAEGHPGVMGIVASRVLERYYKPVFIIAEGKGSVRSTPGISAVGALQSARAYLERFGGHAQAAGFAIRESQIPAFTEAIHRYAAQFPVPEPEIVLDGWLDGEDLDELHRALQLLEPLGEGNPEPLFYTQGRPEYVRTMGEGKHLSFRLNGVRVVKWRDNGERLPEALELAAGLALNRWNGEQSIELRAQAYRPLTAAPPSGWAIPLPLAEAVRQAIAQAARVYVHPEGAGWFIERGALVVKPEEAEYWFSLPTQPAHPRRVYIALSEKALRALEAAPDPLVQALGRRVATAYRLGLAAQLAESLERYWQAL
- a CDS encoding HD domain-containing protein is translated as MRREFQLSNGGRQRLIGRWNALCSSLGLDPDQHFSVLDDLLIRYTEPQRYYHNLAHLDALLALLPAQPHLELAVWFHDAVYDPTRTDNEPQSARLAEQSLQRLGVAPALIQRVVGLILATQHHRSDDLETALFLDADLAILGAEARTYRAYARAIRLEYAWLPEALFKERRAMVIRQFLSRERIYQTAGFAGLEQPARNNLQGELAALVRPS
- a CDS encoding IS982 family transposase, whose amino-acid sequence is MNWTVLVAFCIIDDLLKTLGHKDDPQSKTPASVVLTLWILAALAFAGKHKHALIYAKEQGLFSYIPSPSRFSRRLHSLAHWIPLLLSLSKTLWEQLSSVEHYILDTLPLPVCENIRAPRCCLAPARVYRGYIPSKRSYFHGLKLHLVCTDNQWISEVLLTPGATADVEGLYRLPLDLPQGSELYVDRGYTDYQAEDDLAMAEGIRLRTIRKGNSKRYHPPGQFIATVGRKIIESVGAALTELFPKRIHATTLQGFVLKVWGFIFAHNFRRLASIL
- the mnhG gene encoding monovalent cation/H(+) antiporter subunit G, producing the protein MLEWLVYILVLGGVFFLFIAAIGVVRMPDLYNRMHATSKAGTLGVGLILVAVAVFYQELSVAARALSTLAFIVLTAPVAAHALGRAAYLSGVKPSQDTYIDELAGHYQANHRLESVETEAKQRRFKQ
- a CDS encoding monovalent cation/H+ antiporter complex subunit F; the protein is MSFLEVMLLALMLTLPFALYRLVKGPTLPDRVVGLDLITTLSVALAALYALVSGQTAFLDVAIALALFAFLATLGLARYIEYRGHKGD
- a CDS encoding Na+/H+ antiporter subunit E, which produces MRAFVYNVVLTIFWMAVTEAFTLENFLVGFAISFLILLLARPLFDAPSRRYFTLAWKLPRFVLLMLWEIVLSSLRVAQAVLSPRLPIKPGIIAYPLEVKSDLEITLLANLITLTPGTLSLDVSSDRKVLYVHGMFVDDPQKVIESTHESLEKAVLEVTR
- a CDS encoding Na+/H+ antiporter subunit D, translated to MSWLLVLPLLVPLTTGILCLVLSGRTAQRVLGLAGALGLLAAGLALLTQVQRQGIQAVQIGNWPAPFGITFVADHLSALMVLITGVVAVAVALFALAEGDQSREGLGYYALGHLLLFGVNGAFLTGDLFNLYVWFEVLLLSSFVLMVLGGNRAQLAGGVKYFAVSLLSSIFFLVAVGLLYGATGALNMADLALRVDRVHPGLLSALSMLFLVAFGLKAAVFPFFFWLPASYPAPPAMISALFAGLLTKVGVYALIRVFTLLFTHDTGFTHSLILWVAGFTLLLGVLMVLAQGELRRLLSFQLVSHIGYMLMGLGILTPLALAGSVFYALNHMIVIAALFLLAGLLQRLQGTTVLVRMGGLYRPYPWLAVLFLLPAFSLAGLPPFSGFWAKYTLVAAGLQAGQYGIVVVALLVGLLTLLSMGLVFAEVFWKKAPEGARSAPGGLAGLVLPVGLLAVLTLGIGLWAEPLLSLSQTAARELLEPSGYIQAVLGVSR